One Algihabitans albus genomic region harbors:
- a CDS encoding TRAP transporter substrate-binding protein produces MRSAGIAAALCVAATAATTTTVAAEVPEMTFNVVGTWSTGAMFKEHEEPMFETLLPEMTGGKLNGEVTAMTELGLKGFETVKLLQSNVYDAGFMALAYIASGDPVFEGIDLALAPANTDEARALVTAYEPVVSRAMEDIHGVKYLISYPFPAQVLVCTEPFETLADLQGRKIRVYSTTLGDLAEGLGGVSVSIPLSEVPTALQRGVIDCGISSGVSMYAAKWQDVVGYLYETPVSAGIAAVGMNMAKWDALGEAGQAAMMETATAFAEKAWAALKETEQQGIACLTGTVIDGGQPCRYGEPADMTLVRDSAVNTEIREAVLRDFVLKRYAERCGPDCTALWNETAGTVIGIEAQP; encoded by the coding sequence ATGAGATCCGCTGGAATAGCCGCCGCACTCTGCGTCGCCGCCACAGCCGCCACCACAACCACTGTCGCCGCCGAAGTGCCCGAGATGACCTTCAATGTCGTCGGCACCTGGTCGACCGGCGCGATGTTCAAGGAACATGAGGAGCCGATGTTCGAGACGCTGCTGCCCGAAATGACGGGCGGCAAGCTGAATGGCGAAGTGACCGCCATGACGGAACTGGGGCTGAAGGGCTTTGAAACGGTCAAGCTGCTGCAAAGCAACGTCTATGACGCCGGGTTCATGGCGCTGGCCTATATCGCCTCGGGCGATCCCGTGTTCGAGGGCATCGACCTTGCCCTTGCCCCGGCCAACACGGACGAGGCACGCGCGCTGGTCACCGCCTACGAGCCGGTGGTCAGCCGGGCGATGGAGGACATCCACGGTGTCAAATACCTGATCAGCTACCCCTTCCCCGCGCAGGTTTTGGTCTGCACCGAGCCTTTCGAGACCCTGGCCGACCTCCAGGGACGCAAGATCCGCGTCTACTCGACCACACTGGGCGACCTGGCCGAGGGGTTGGGGGGCGTTTCGGTCTCGATCCCGCTCTCCGAAGTGCCCACCGCCCTTCAGCGCGGCGTCATCGACTGCGGCATCTCCAGCGGCGTGAGCATGTATGCGGCCAAGTGGCAGGATGTGGTGGGCTACCTTTACGAAACACCGGTCTCGGCCGGGATCGCCGCAGTCGGTATGAACATGGCCAAATGGGACGCCCTCGGCGAAGCGGGCCAAGCCGCGATGATGGAAACGGCAACGGCTTTCGCCGAAAAGGCCTGGGCGGCGCTTAAGGAAACCGAACAACAGGGGATCGCCTGTCTGACCGGCACCGTGATCGATGGCGGTCAACCCTGCCGCTATGGCGAGCCTGCGGATATGACGCTGGTGCGCGACAGCGCCGTTAACACCGAAATCCGCGAGGCGGTGCTGCGGGACTTCGTGCTCAAACGCTACGCCGAGCGCTGCGGGCCCGACTGCACGGCGCTGTGGAACGAGACGGCCGGTACCGTAATCGGGATCGAGGCGCAGCCGTGA
- a CDS encoding alpha/beta fold hydrolase, which yields MEINGTRLFVEDSGGDGPPVVFTHALFFSGRMYAAQVAGLKGGYRCITVDWRGMGRSAKPLGGYDVDNLARDVMALADALHLDRFHWVGMSVGGVTGLRNAAQNPNRILSLAVGGASAEAEPLEKLRRYETLLADYARDPASVLDRVAPILYGCRFREAPEHAEAYARERSLIVENDGPAVQRAAAPILRRVDIRHMLAHVRCPTTVFVGEEDGANGPEKAKVIAQGVPGAELHILRNVGHQPNVEAAEAVTALLLDHLSRASR from the coding sequence ATGGAGATCAACGGGACGCGGCTTTTTGTCGAAGACAGTGGCGGCGACGGCCCGCCCGTTGTTTTCACGCACGCGCTGTTCTTCTCCGGCCGGATGTACGCTGCGCAGGTTGCCGGATTGAAGGGCGGCTATCGCTGCATCACGGTGGATTGGCGCGGCATGGGACGCAGCGCCAAACCGCTCGGGGGTTACGATGTGGACAATCTGGCCCGCGATGTGATGGCGCTGGCCGACGCGCTGCATCTGGACCGTTTTCACTGGGTCGGCATGTCGGTGGGCGGGGTGACGGGGTTGCGCAACGCCGCGCAAAATCCCAATCGCATCTTGTCGCTGGCGGTGGGCGGTGCCTCGGCGGAGGCCGAACCGCTCGAAAAGCTGCGGCGTTATGAAACGCTGCTGGCCGACTACGCCCGCGATCCGGCCAGCGTTCTGGACCGGGTTGCGCCGATACTCTACGGGTGCCGGTTTCGCGAGGCGCCCGAACACGCGGAAGCCTATGCGCGTGAGCGGTCCTTGATCGTGGAGAACGACGGTCCTGCGGTGCAACGCGCTGCCGCCCCGATCCTAAGGCGCGTCGATATCCGGCATATGCTGGCACATGTGCGCTGCCCCACCACTGTGTTCGTCGGCGAGGAGGATGGCGCGAACGGGCCGGAGAAAGCCAAGGTGATCGCCCAGGGCGTTCCGGGCGCCGAACTGCATATTCTGAGGAACGTGGGCCATCAACCCAATGTCGAGGCCGCCGAGGCGGTCACCGCTCTGCTGCTGGATCATCTGAGCCGCGCCTCGCGGTAG
- a CDS encoding Rid family hydrolase: MSRRVPPGSVFRDKLAFSRAMRVGDLVQVSATGPTDSEGALVASGAYAQTRDVFRQIEEALQALGLALKDVTRLRIYLRDYGQLDEILRAQHPLFDAHPPACSVICVAGFHIEGMHVYIEAEAATARRGSDDPAAER, encoded by the coding sequence GTGAGTCGCCGTGTCCCGCCCGGCAGTGTCTTTCGCGACAAGCTTGCCTTTTCCCGCGCAATGCGCGTGGGCGACCTGGTGCAGGTCTCGGCCACGGGGCCAACCGATTCCGAGGGTGCGTTGGTGGCGTCCGGCGCCTACGCGCAGACACGGGACGTGTTCCGCCAGATCGAGGAGGCGTTGCAGGCGCTGGGCCTCGCGCTGAAGGATGTCACGCGCCTGCGTATCTATCTGCGCGACTACGGGCAACTGGACGAAATTCTGCGCGCGCAGCATCCGCTCTTCGATGCCCACCCTCCGGCTTGTTCGGTGATCTGCGTCGCCGGGTTTCACATCGAGGGGATGCATGTCTATATCGAGGCGGAAGCCGCTACCGCGAGGCGCGGCTCAGATGATCCAGCAGCAGAGCGGTGA
- a CDS encoding class I adenylate-forming enzyme family protein, producing the protein MTELRTMDDYLAHHAARTPDAEAAVEGAARCSYAALDEKATALARWLRSEGVTKGERVAVAAAPGLIYYTALMATSRLGAIYVGVNPRYTEAEIAHVLRLTDPVLALVDTRSDAGLAARVEAVAPALPCHGIASLSALPGADGGALPSEGSADDVAVIVFTSGSTGKPKGAALHHGGLIDAAIGQHRLSDLWPDGAQARYLSNLPVNHVGGIMNLTLAGLVSGGALMFQPKFDPAAVLEILAREKITTWLQVPAMFTLCVRQAEFAGLALPHLRSIGIGGGPVSAKTLAALRGLHADIFVEYGQTETMSTLTWSDKTDPDEVLLNTVGRFDPRFETRIADGSGQPVAPGAVGEVQARGSCTLRCYWNDAKATGEVFTQDGWLHTGDLAMQRPDGRVVLMGRAREMIKSGGYNVYPREVEKVLERHPAVAEVVVFGAPDEVYGERVEAAIELRQTNARPDPAELETHCRAVLAGYKLPRRFHLRDGLPRLPNGKIDRNAVRRAPR; encoded by the coding sequence ATGACTGAGCTCCGGACGATGGACGACTATCTGGCACACCACGCCGCCCGGACCCCCGATGCGGAGGCCGCGGTGGAGGGCGCGGCGCGGTGCAGCTACGCCGCGCTCGACGAAAAGGCGACCGCCTTGGCGCGATGGCTACGCAGCGAAGGCGTGACGAAAGGCGAGAGGGTGGCCGTGGCAGCCGCCCCGGGGCTGATTTACTACACGGCTCTGATGGCGACATCGCGGCTGGGGGCCATCTACGTGGGCGTGAACCCGCGCTACACCGAAGCGGAGATTGCCCACGTTCTGCGCCTGACCGACCCGGTCCTCGCGCTTGTCGATACCCGCAGCGATGCCGGACTGGCCGCACGGGTTGAAGCGGTGGCACCCGCTCTGCCCTGCCATGGCATTGCCTCGCTATCAGCCCTGCCGGGCGCCGATGGCGGCGCGCTGCCGTCGGAAGGCTCCGCCGACGACGTGGCGGTGATCGTTTTCACCTCAGGCTCCACCGGCAAGCCAAAAGGGGCCGCGCTGCATCATGGCGGACTGATCGACGCCGCGATCGGACAGCATCGCCTGTCCGATCTCTGGCCGGACGGAGCGCAAGCGCGCTATCTGTCGAACCTGCCCGTGAATCACGTGGGCGGCATCATGAACCTGACCCTCGCCGGTCTGGTGAGTGGGGGCGCGCTGATGTTTCAGCCGAAGTTCGACCCCGCCGCCGTACTGGAGATCTTGGCGCGCGAGAAGATCACGACCTGGCTGCAAGTCCCCGCGATGTTCACCCTCTGCGTCCGACAGGCCGAGTTCGCGGGACTGGCCCTGCCCCACCTGCGCAGTATCGGGATCGGCGGCGGCCCGGTCTCCGCCAAGACGCTTGCGGCGCTGCGCGGCCTTCATGCGGATATCTTTGTCGAATACGGGCAGACCGAAACCATGAGCACGCTCACCTGGTCGGACAAAACCGATCCGGACGAGGTGCTTCTCAACACCGTGGGTCGGTTCGATCCGCGCTTCGAGACACGCATCGCGGATGGGTCGGGCCAGCCGGTAGCGCCCGGCGCGGTGGGCGAGGTGCAGGCGCGCGGAAGCTGTACGCTGCGCTGCTATTGGAACGACGCAAAGGCCACCGGCGAAGTCTTCACCCAAGACGGCTGGCTGCACACCGGCGATCTTGCGATGCAACGCCCCGATGGCCGCGTCGTCCTGATGGGGCGGGCGCGCGAGATGATCAAGAGCGGCGGCTACAACGTCTACCCGCGCGAGGTCGAAAAGGTCCTCGAACGACATCCCGCCGTGGCCGAAGTGGTTGTCTTCGGTGCACCGGACGAGGTCTATGGCGAAAGGGTCGAAGCGGCGATCGAGCTGCGCCAGACCAACGCCAGGCCCGATCCCGCCGAGTTGGAGACGCATTGCCGCGCCGTGCTGGCCGGCTACAAGCTGCCGCGTCGGTTCCATTTGCGCGATGGGCTGCCCCGCCTGCCCAATGGCAAGATCGACCGCAACGCCGTACGCAGGGCGCCGCGGTGA
- a CDS encoding N,N-dimethylformamidase beta subunit family domain-containing protein: MASGLIGYASSFSVRAGGQIGLKLSSASAQSCELTLQRVRGADWTKAGAVPRLETCAHPASGPYPCRHRPIPAGSYGLAPAPPGLANCRVLSLGAWVYPTAKPPRHAAILSLEGTGEGTGEGTAESRGAPLVLGLDDRGHPALRFGERLCAVLESPLPRAAWSILVCTLEGGTVTLSALLPGAREVTASGRLDAVPEIEQVRMAAVSRAGRITDFFDGRLESPALAQIGGTHLSRALQAGRAGLLRLGPDRLADWNFAKGIDSQRIHDDGPARCDGRLVNRPARAVTGAFWDGRHFDWPSAPDHYAAVHFHSDDLDDCDWPDDITLQIPPDWPPGLYAARVENTDGADLIPFAVRAAAVGVPPRLAVLLPTFTYLSYGNARNAMRGPDFGVRSYPDEETLAAHPALGRSQYDLHDDRSPSLFSSPRRPLLTMRFGIRPWGLPVDAALLGFLEHLDTPYDILTDGDLHGEGIAALQNYACVLTGNHPEYYSAEMLDALEAFTHRGGRLMYLGGNGFYWRISACPETGTIEVRRAEDGTRAWIAAPGEGYHAMDGRYGGLWRRLGRPPNRLVDVGFAAQGDFDVSGHYLLRDGVRESAAAFVLDGVEGPAFGTHGWLGGGAAGQEIDRADPALGTSSDTIVLASSTGHTPAMMRTIEEMLSTVPPFADPKVRADVTLRALPAGGAVFSVGSMTWIAALDHDEWDNDIARITDNVLRRFLDPAPLTLKGADD, from the coding sequence ATGGCCAGTGGGCTGATCGGATACGCCAGCTCCTTCTCGGTGCGCGCGGGTGGGCAGATCGGGCTCAAACTGTCGTCCGCCAGCGCGCAAAGTTGCGAACTGACGCTGCAACGGGTCCGGGGCGCGGACTGGACGAAGGCCGGCGCGGTTCCTCGGCTGGAGACCTGCGCCCATCCCGCCAGCGGCCCCTATCCCTGCCGGCACCGGCCCATTCCCGCCGGGTCGTACGGCCTGGCACCCGCGCCGCCGGGCCTTGCGAACTGCCGGGTGTTGAGCCTGGGCGCCTGGGTCTATCCCACCGCGAAACCGCCCCGGCACGCGGCGATCCTGTCCTTGGAAGGCACGGGGGAAGGCACGGGGGAAGGCACGGCGGAAAGCCGGGGAGCACCGCTCGTTCTCGGGCTGGATGACCGCGGCCACCCGGCCCTCAGATTCGGCGAGCGGCTCTGCGCCGTGTTGGAATCGCCTCTGCCCAGGGCCGCCTGGTCGATCCTGGTCTGCACGCTTGAGGGCGGAACGGTCACCTTATCGGCCCTGCTGCCCGGCGCGCGCGAGGTGACGGCCAGCGGCAGGCTGGACGCCGTTCCGGAGATCGAGCAGGTGCGCATGGCCGCGGTTTCCCGTGCGGGCCGGATCACGGATTTCTTCGACGGCAGACTGGAGTCGCCCGCGCTGGCGCAGATCGGCGGCACCCACCTGAGCAGAGCCCTGCAGGCCGGTCGCGCCGGTCTGCTCCGGCTCGGTCCGGACCGGCTGGCGGACTGGAACTTCGCCAAGGGAATCGATAGCCAGCGAATTCACGACGACGGTCCGGCACGCTGCGACGGCCGGTTGGTCAACCGGCCCGCACGCGCCGTCACCGGCGCGTTCTGGGACGGGCGGCACTTCGATTGGCCGAGCGCGCCGGACCACTACGCCGCCGTTCATTTCCATTCCGACGACCTGGACGACTGCGACTGGCCGGACGATATCACGCTGCAAATCCCGCCCGATTGGCCGCCGGGCCTCTATGCCGCGCGGGTCGAAAACACCGACGGCGCCGATCTGATTCCCTTTGCCGTACGCGCCGCCGCCGTCGGCGTCCCGCCCCGACTGGCCGTGCTGCTGCCGACCTTCACCTATCTCAGCTACGGCAACGCCCGGAACGCGATGCGCGGGCCGGACTTCGGTGTGCGGAGCTACCCGGATGAAGAGACGCTGGCCGCCCATCCGGCCCTGGGTCGCTCGCAGTACGATCTGCATGACGACCGGTCACCGAGCCTGTTCTCCTCGCCCCGCCGCCCGCTTCTGACGATGCGGTTCGGCATCCGGCCCTGGGGCCTGCCCGTCGATGCCGCGCTGCTGGGCTTTCTGGAACATCTCGATACGCCATACGATATTCTGACCGACGGCGACCTGCACGGAGAAGGCATTGCGGCCCTGCAGAACTACGCCTGCGTCCTGACCGGCAATCACCCCGAATACTACAGCGCAGAGATGCTGGACGCGCTGGAGGCCTTTACCCATCGCGGCGGTCGGCTGATGTATCTGGGGGGCAATGGATTCTACTGGCGTATCAGCGCGTGCCCGGAGACGGGGACGATCGAGGTTCGCCGAGCCGAGGACGGAACCCGCGCCTGGATCGCGGCACCCGGCGAAGGATATCACGCAATGGACGGCCGGTATGGCGGGCTGTGGCGGAGGCTGGGCCGCCCACCGAACCGGCTGGTGGATGTCGGCTTTGCGGCGCAGGGCGATTTCGACGTCTCCGGCCACTACCTGCTGCGGGACGGTGTGCGCGAGAGCGCCGCCGCCTTTGTGCTGGACGGCGTTGAGGGTCCGGCCTTCGGTACACACGGCTGGCTTGGAGGCGGTGCGGCGGGACAGGAGATCGACCGCGCCGACCCGGCGCTCGGCACGTCGTCCGACACGATCGTCCTAGCCTCCTCGACCGGGCACACGCCCGCGATGATGCGCACGATCGAAGAGATGCTCTCGACCGTCCCGCCTTTCGCCGACCCCAAGGTGCGCGCCGACGTGACCTTGCGCGCGCTGCCCGCGGGCGGCGCGGTCTTCTCGGTGGGATCGATGACCTGGATCGCCGCGTTGGATCACGACGAATGGGACAACGATATCGCGCGGATCACCGACAACGTCCTCCGCCGGTTTCTCGACCCCGCTCCCCTGACGCTGAAGGGTGCGGATGACTGA